The proteins below come from a single Carnobacterium divergens DSM 20623 genomic window:
- a CDS encoding acetaldehyde dehydrogenase (acetylating), with translation MTNYQSFNEVEELVANAKTAQEKFADYTQEQVDKIIESIYQNTLKNAEKLAISANEETGFGNVPDKIIKNTFASEQVYNSIKDLPTVGIINRREQDKIIEIGIPLGIVAGLIPSTNPTSTVIFKAMIALKTRNAIIFSPHPKALKSILMTAEIIDKAAIEAGAPAGLVQVITQPTLIATEDLMKHKNVALILATGGKAMVTAAYSSGTPAIGVGPGNVPAFIESSANIEEAIEAIVSSKSFDNGVICASEQAIVVEESIKAEVVAKLKEKQVYFMNLEESEKVSKFILRETGALNPEIAGKSAEAVADLIGISVPAGTKVLISEQTEISKNNPYSREKLTPILGLYTVSSFETGVATCKALLENEGMGHTAVIHTTNELKAEQYGLEMQASRILVNTLGALGAIGATTNLAPSMTLGCGAMGGSSTTDNVTAHHLLNVKRIAYGVE, from the coding sequence ATGACAAACTATCAATCATTCAATGAAGTAGAAGAGTTAGTAGCGAATGCTAAAACAGCACAAGAAAAATTTGCAGATTATACACAGGAACAAGTAGATAAAATTATTGAATCAATTTATCAAAATACATTGAAAAATGCAGAAAAATTAGCGATTTCAGCAAATGAAGAAACAGGATTTGGGAATGTACCTGATAAAATAATAAAAAATACCTTTGCAAGCGAGCAAGTCTATAACAGTATTAAAGATCTTCCCACAGTAGGCATAATCAATCGTCGTGAACAAGATAAAATTATTGAAATTGGCATACCATTAGGAATAGTAGCTGGATTGATCCCATCAACAAATCCAACATCAACGGTTATCTTCAAAGCGATGATTGCATTAAAAACTAGAAATGCTATTATTTTTTCACCCCATCCAAAAGCGTTAAAGTCTATTTTAATGACAGCAGAAATTATTGATAAAGCAGCAATTGAAGCTGGTGCTCCAGCAGGTTTGGTTCAAGTCATTACACAGCCAACACTTATTGCAACAGAAGACTTAATGAAACATAAAAATGTAGCCTTAATTTTAGCAACAGGTGGAAAAGCAATGGTAACAGCAGCCTATAGTTCAGGGACTCCCGCAATCGGTGTAGGACCAGGCAATGTACCAGCATTTATTGAATCTTCAGCAAATATTGAAGAGGCGATTGAGGCGATTGTTAGTAGTAAATCATTTGATAACGGTGTTATCTGCGCATCAGAACAGGCTATTGTTGTTGAAGAATCTATTAAAGCAGAAGTTGTAGCAAAACTAAAAGAAAAACAGGTTTACTTTATGAATTTAGAAGAATCTGAAAAAGTAAGTAAATTTATTTTACGAGAAACAGGCGCTTTAAATCCTGAGATAGCTGGAAAAAGTGCAGAAGCAGTGGCGGATTTAATAGGTATTTCGGTACCTGCTGGAACAAAAGTTTTAATTTCAGAACAAACAGAAATTAGCAAAAATAATCCTTATTCAAGAGAGAAACTGACACCTATTTTAGGACTTTACACAGTCTCTTCATTTGAAACAGGAGTAGCTACTTGTAAAGCATTACTTGAAAATGAGGGAATGGGTCATACAGCTGTAATTCATACAACAAATGAATTGAAAGCTGAACAGTATGGATTAGAAATGCAAGCATCGCGAATATTAGTAAATACACTAGGAGCATTAGGTGCAATAGGCGCAACAACGAACCTAGCACCGTCAATGACTTTAGGATGTGGAGCAATGGGTGGGAGTAGCACCACAGACAATGTCACAGCGCATCACCTATTAAATGTAAAACGTATTGCATATGGGGTAGAATAA
- a CDS encoding response regulator transcription factor has translation MCRLLIVSDDLSERRAIRKLIEETFMNIKILPDATTEEEALKISDRFLPEMMLLDMDTIFLDGFSLERKLSQQLPNLKTIIFTKKNDFETVHHALRCGFLDYLVKPIDLDELKFAIDRSVKSLNQVSLMDILNNKPSNLAKEQVNMMLDYIHDHFDEEINLTTLSDVMHLNRHYVSRFFKEAVGMNFIDYLTNYRIEKAKQLLMKTDDSITEIAGTVGYLDATYFSKLFKKKAGFSPYQYRKKLQGECLPTSI, from the coding sequence ATGTGTCGTTTATTAATCGTTAGTGATGACTTATCTGAAAGAAGGGCTATTCGAAAATTAATTGAAGAAACCTTTATGAATATTAAAATACTGCCTGATGCAACAACAGAAGAAGAAGCTCTTAAGATTTCAGACCGTTTTCTCCCTGAAATGATGCTATTAGATATGGATACCATTTTTTTAGATGGATTTTCGTTAGAAAGAAAACTTTCTCAGCAGTTACCAAATTTAAAAACCATTATTTTTACAAAAAAAAATGACTTTGAAACTGTCCATCATGCGTTACGTTGTGGCTTCTTAGATTATTTAGTTAAACCAATTGATTTGGATGAATTGAAGTTTGCAATCGATCGTTCAGTTAAATCCCTTAATCAAGTATCTTTAATGGATATTTTAAATAATAAGCCTTCAAATTTAGCTAAAGAACAAGTCAATATGATGTTAGATTATATTCATGACCATTTTGATGAAGAAATTAATTTAACGACGTTATCAGATGTCATGCATTTAAACCGGCATTATGTTAGTCGCTTTTTTAAAGAAGCTGTTGGAATGAATTTTATTGATTATTTAACCAATTATCGAATCGAAAAAGCGAAGCAGCTATTGATGAAAACAGATGATTCTATCACTGAAATTGCTGGTACAGTAGGATACCTTGATGCGACTTACTTTAGTAAATTATTTAAGAAAAAAGCGGGCTTTTCACCTTACCAATATCGTAAAAAATTGCAGGGTGAGTGTCTTCCAACAAGTATATAA